The nucleotide window TTTTTCGGCTGCGGCAGCCGTTTGGGGAAAGTGCATGATAGGATTGGTTCTGGTGACCCACGGCGCGCTGGCCGATGAGTTCAAGCTGGCGATGGAGCATGTGGTCGGACCGCAGGAACATGTGGAAACCATCGCCATTGGCCCCGAAGACAATGCCGAGAGCCGACGGGACGATATTCTGGCCGCGCTCGATCGCGCCGATAGCGGCGATGGCGTCATCATTCTCACCGACATGTTCGGTGGCACGCCCTCTAACCTGGCTATTTCCGTCATGCAGAACCGCAAGGTGGAAGTGATCGCCGGGGTTAACCTGCCCATGCTGGTCAAGCTCGGGCGCATTCGCGGCGAAATGACCATGGAAGAAGCGGTGGCCATGGCGCAGGAAGCGGGCAAGAAATATATTACTGTCGCCAATTCCATCCTGGGTAGCTGATCTGATGGATGCCGACCGGGCCGTCGCCCAGCAATTGACCATTGTGAACACCAAGGGCCTGCACGCCCGCGCCTCGGCGCGCTTTGTGCGCACGGCCGAGTGTTTCGACGCCAATATCGCCGTGGTCAAGGACGGCACCTCGGTGGCAGGCAATTCCATCATGGGGCTGATGATGCTGGGCGCCGGACCTGGCTCGACCATTCTGGTCCAGGCCTCCGGCAAACAGGCCCGCGAAGCGCTCGAAGCCATTGTCGAACTGGTCAATAACGGGTTCGATGAGGACGTGGACGGGATCGGGGCTTAGGACCACCATTTCCGCCAGCGGGTTCCTCTGGGCCCTTACCTTGCGGATTTCTGTTGCCGCGCCTGTTACCCACCCCCACCCTCGATCACTCCCCACAAGGGGGAGGGAGGCGATGGGGAATAATACCGGGCGGTGAACTGAACTTGGAGCTTTTGCTGTCACCTGTCCGTTTTCATCACGGACGATTTCAGGGCGGAGACGCATGAGACGCTTCATAGCCGGCATTGGCGGCCTGGCACTTGCCACCACGCTCAGCCAATTCCCCGAATATGCCCAGCAATATACCCAGCGCCTGGGTGGGGCCGTCGACGAGTTGCGTGTCATCACCGAGGAATTCGACCGGGCCGCAGCCGAGGGCGGGCTGGACCGAGCAACGGCGCTCGAGCGCTACAATGCCTCCAATGACGATTTTCTCGCTGGGCGCGGCACGTCCATGTCGGCGACGTTCCAGCGCTACGATATGCTTTCCTCAACTCTGGCCGAGATCGAGGGCGCCGGGCCGGTCGAGCGCCTGCAATCCCTGCCCGCCTATCTCGACACCGATATCGGCCGCCGCACGCTCGAAAACTACCAGCCGGCTGTCCCGGTCACCATGGAAGGCATTCTCTATGCCGGGACCGGGTTCATCCTAGGTTACCTGGCCCTCTCCGGTCTTGTCCGCTTTGCCGCCATGCCCTTCCGGCGCGGCAGGGGGCGGATCAGGGTCACGCGGTGACTGGGATATAAACAAATCTTTATATCCGTCATTGATCGGTAACACCCGCTCCCGTATAGGAAGGGCAACGAAATCCCTTTGCGCGGAGCTATCCCATGACCAAGAGCCCGACCGACTACGCGGTCAAAGACATTTCCCTGGCCGATTACGGCCGCAAGGAAATCAGCATCGCCGAAATCGAAATGCCGGGCCTGATGGCCATTCGCGAGGAATATGCCGCCGCCCAGCCCTTGAAGGGCGCGCGCATTGCCGGCTCGCTGCATATGACCATCCAGACCGCTGTGCTCATCGAAACGCTGGTGGCGCTGGGCGCCGATGTGCGCTGGGTGTCGTGCAATATCTTTTCGACCCAGGACCATGCCGCTGCGGCCATTGCCGCCGCCGGCATCCCGGTCTTTGCCCATAAGGGCGAAACGCTGGAAGAATACTGGGCCTTCACCGACCGCATGATGGAATGGGGCGATGGCGGCACGCCCAATCTCATTCTTGACGATGGCGGCGACGCCACCATGCTGGTGCTGACCGGCGCCAAGGCCGAGAGCGATCCCTCCATTCTCGACAAGCCAGGCAATGAGGAAGAAGAAATCTTCTTTGCCACCATCAAGAAGCGCCTCGCCACCCACCCCAATTTCTATTCGACCATCCGCGCCAATATTCAGGGCGTGTCGGAAGAAACCACCACGGGCGTGATGCGGCTCTATCAGCTCCACGCCAGGGGCGAGCTGCCTTTCCCCGCCATCAACGTCAATGACTCGGTCACCAAGTCCAAATTCGACAATAAATACGGCACGCGTGAATCGCTGGTCGACGCCATCCGCCGCGGCACCGATGTCATGCTGGCCGGCAAGGTCGCCATCGTCTGTGGCTATGGCGATGTGGGCAAGGGTTCGGCCGAAAGCCTGCGTGGCGCCGGCGCCCGCGTGCTGGTGACCGAAGTCGACCCCATCTGCGCCCTGCAGGCCGCCATGGAAGGGTTTGAGGTCGTCACCCTCGCCGAGGCCGCCCACCGCGCCGACATCGTGGTCACCGCCACCGGCAATCGTGATGTGCTCATGGTCGATGACATGCGCAATCTCAAGGACATGGCGATCGTGTGCAATATCGGCCATTTCGACAATGAGATCGACGTTCTGGGCCTGAGGAATTTCAAGTGGACCAATGTCAAGCCGCAGGTCGATATGATCGAGCAGCCCAATGGCAAGCGCCTGATCCTCCTGTCGGAGGGCCGTCTGGTCAATCTGGGCAATGCCACGGGACACCCCAGCTTTGTCATGTCGGCGTCCTTCTCCAACCAGACCCTGGCCCAGATCGAGCTGTGGACCAATGGCAAGAGCATCGAGAAGAAGGTGCATGTTCTGCCCAAGCATCTCGACGAAAAGGTCGCCGAACTGCACCTGGCCAAGCTGGGCGCCAAGCTGACCAAGCTGACCCAGAAACAGGCCGACTATATCGGCGTGCCGGTCCAAGGTCCGTTCAAGTCGGGCGAATATCGCTATTGAGCCGTTCCAGAGCTCTCTGAACCGGCAAAAAAGCCCGGGCATTGTCCCGGGCTTTTACTTTTTCGAAAGGTTTCTGTTTCGTTCACGGGTCAAGCCCTTTCCTTGCGCTTTGCCCGCAACGCACAGCCATCAAGACTCTTTTGCACGATTCGCCTGCCCGCTATGGTCTGAGTGATTCGGGTTGCGGGGGCACGCAAACCGTTTTTTGGGGGCAGCCGGAACCGCTTTGGTTCTGCGTCGGCAGCCTATCTCAGTTGAGGCGTACCGGCCGTCCGGCCGGGTTGGCATCGCAGTCAAAGCGAAAGAGGGCAGGTATGACGCCGGATCGTTTCCGGAAACAATTGGGATTCGCGGGTCTTTGTGCCGCGCCCATCGCTCTGGTCACGGCTGTCCCCGCTCTGGCACAGGGTTTTGTTCCGGCAAATCTGGGCGGCATTGCTCCTTTTGCGGTGGCCATTGGTGCCGGTGGTTTCGCCCTTTTGTCCATGGCGCTGGTGCGCACGCTTTTAACCGATAGCCGCGCCGCCCGCCGCCGCGCCGCCGAGCAGATTGCCGATCTGCGCGCCCTGGTCGACGAATATGAAAATCTGATCGCCGGCACCCGCGAATTGACCGTGCTCTGGCAGGGCCATGAGGCGCCGCGCATTCTGGGCCAGGCCGGCGCCGTGCTGCCGCCGGGACGGCAGCCGCAAAGCGTGCTCAATTTCCATTCCTGGCTGGGCGCGGCCGAAACCAATCGGCTGACCAGCCTGGTCGAGGATTTGCGCCTGCATGGCCATG belongs to Devosia sp. XK-2 and includes:
- a CDS encoding PTS sugar transporter subunit IIA — translated: MIGLVLVTHGALADEFKLAMEHVVGPQEHVETIAIGPEDNAESRRDDILAALDRADSGDGVIILTDMFGGTPSNLAISVMQNRKVEVIAGVNLPMLVKLGRIRGEMTMEEAVAMAQEAGKKYITVANSILGS
- a CDS encoding HPr family phosphocarrier protein gives rise to the protein MDADRAVAQQLTIVNTKGLHARASARFVRTAECFDANIAVVKDGTSVAGNSIMGLMMLGAGPGSTILVQASGKQAREALEAIVELVNNGFDEDVDGIGA
- a CDS encoding DUF2937 family protein, with translation MRRFIAGIGGLALATTLSQFPEYAQQYTQRLGGAVDELRVITEEFDRAAAEGGLDRATALERYNASNDDFLAGRGTSMSATFQRYDMLSSTLAEIEGAGPVERLQSLPAYLDTDIGRRTLENYQPAVPVTMEGILYAGTGFILGYLALSGLVRFAAMPFRRGRGRIRVTR
- the ahcY gene encoding adenosylhomocysteinase is translated as MTKSPTDYAVKDISLADYGRKEISIAEIEMPGLMAIREEYAAAQPLKGARIAGSLHMTIQTAVLIETLVALGADVRWVSCNIFSTQDHAAAAIAAAGIPVFAHKGETLEEYWAFTDRMMEWGDGGTPNLILDDGGDATMLVLTGAKAESDPSILDKPGNEEEEIFFATIKKRLATHPNFYSTIRANIQGVSEETTTGVMRLYQLHARGELPFPAINVNDSVTKSKFDNKYGTRESLVDAIRRGTDVMLAGKVAIVCGYGDVGKGSAESLRGAGARVLVTEVDPICALQAAMEGFEVVTLAEAAHRADIVVTATGNRDVLMVDDMRNLKDMAIVCNIGHFDNEIDVLGLRNFKWTNVKPQVDMIEQPNGKRLILLSEGRLVNLGNATGHPSFVMSASFSNQTLAQIELWTNGKSIEKKVHVLPKHLDEKVAELHLAKLGAKLTKLTQKQADYIGVPVQGPFKSGEYRY